Proteins encoded in a region of the Devosia sp. RR2S18 genome:
- the cobO gene encoding cob(I)yrinic acid a,c-diamide adenosyltransferase translates to MTDKPLKKTDLMSEAERDAYHAEKMRKKKEARNRILATKTQEKGLLIVHTGKGKGKSTAAFGMVFRALGHGYKVGVVQFVKGVWETGERDVLMKFPDLVTINAMGEGFTWDVADRQRDLAAARNAWEQAKKLIEDPSYKLVLLDELNICLRYDYLPIGEVVEVLRNKPVDKHVIVTGRNAKDELIEIADLVTEMTEIKHHFRAGVKAQAGIEF, encoded by the coding sequence ATGACCGACAAGCCGCTCAAGAAAACCGATCTCATGTCCGAGGCGGAGCGGGACGCCTATCACGCCGAAAAGATGCGCAAGAAGAAGGAGGCGCGGAACCGCATCCTTGCTACCAAGACGCAGGAAAAGGGCCTGCTGATCGTCCACACCGGCAAGGGCAAGGGCAAGTCGACTGCCGCCTTCGGCATGGTGTTTCGGGCGCTCGGCCACGGCTACAAGGTCGGCGTGGTGCAATTCGTCAAGGGCGTGTGGGAGACCGGCGAGCGCGACGTGCTGATGAAGTTCCCCGACCTCGTCACCATCAACGCCATGGGCGAGGGGTTCACCTGGGACGTGGCCGACCGCCAGCGAGACCTTGCTGCGGCACGCAATGCCTGGGAGCAGGCCAAGAAGCTGATCGAGGACCCCAGCTACAAGCTCGTGCTGCTCGATGAGCTCAACATCTGTCTGCGCTACGACTACCTGCCGATTGGGGAGGTGGTCGAGGTGTTGCGCAACAAGCCAGTCGACAAGCACGTCATCGTCACCGGCCGCAACGCCAAGGACGAATTAATCGAGATTGCCGATCTCGTGACCGAGATGACCGAGATCAAGCACCATTTCCGTGCCGGGGTGAAGGCGCAGGCTGGCATCGAGTTCTAG